Below is a window of Tautonia marina DNA.
GGCCTCGCGTCGCCGTGTTCGGTCGGACCATCCCCACTACTGGACCGTCCGCCAGAATGCCTTTTTCGAAGAATTCCGCTGGGAAACCCCTCAACCGCCTCTCCCGGCAACACAGACCGATCAACAGACTTTCCCAGAGGTGAGGAGCAGGCACATGGGTCGCAGAGTTCCTCTGCACGGACGGCAGACGTAACGCGTCCCCTCGTCGATCAAGCCTTCGACCGACCCGCTCGACCCGCCGGCGCATGGAGGCGCCCGATGCCACGATCCCGGACCCTGCCACCACTGATCATCGACGCCCGGCCCCGAGGGCCAGAGGGGCCGATGGCCGGTGTCCCCTTGCTCGGCCGGCCGGTGATCGCCCATCTGGTCGATCTCGCCTCGGGGGTCGCAGCCCATCCCACGCTCACCGTCCATGCCCGGCTTGAGGAACACGAGACCCTCCGCGGCCTTCTCGGCCAGGCAACTCCGAGGAACACCGGCATCACCTTCGCCACCGGCCCGCCACCGGAAGGGGCCGTGATCCTCCGGACCGACCGGCTTTACGACCCCTCGCGCCTCCGTCGCGTCGCCAAACGCGGGAAGGACGCCGAGTCGGCCGTGGTCTGGCGGCTCGACTCGCCGCACGGGTTGGCCGGAGCCGAGGCCGAGCTGGTCCGTCGCCGCTGCTATCAACCGATCGGCCGCTTCTGGTCGGTCGGCCTGGCCGGAGTCCTCGTCCGGGTGCTGGCTCCGACTCGGGTCCGGCCCCACGCGCTGACGGTCGGATCATTCCTGTTCATGATTGCCGCCGCGGCGATGGTCGCCTGGGGATCGCTCACCCCCTGGCTCCGCTGGTCCACGGCCGGAGCCCTGGCCGTTGCGCTCGTGCTCGACGGCGCAGACGGTCGCCTCGCCCGACGCCAGGGGACCGCCTCGCCGCTCGGCCGCTGGCTCGACACCACGCTCGACGAAAGTGGCGAAATGATTCTTCATGCCGCCATCGCCTTCGCCGCCTTCTCCCGGACCGGATGGGCCGGCTGGTTGGCCGTAGGCATGGTCTTCGCGATGGGAAAATATCTGTTCACGCTCAGCAACGACGAATGGAACCGTGCGGTCGGTTCCCGAGACGGCAACACCACGCTGGCCCGCGAGCCGCTCGACGCCCAGCCCCAACCCCTGAGCCCCACCTGGTGGGCTCGCAAGCTCGGCCATGCCGACATCCGCTGGCACCTCTGGATCGTCGCCGCCGCGGCCGGTCGCCTGGAATGGGCCCTGGCTGCGTATGCCGCGTATTTTCCCACCCGTGCCCTTGCCGGCGCGATTCGAAAGGTAGGACCGACATGGCGAAGCGACCTCGCATCTCGGCCCTGATCATCGCCCGAGACGAAGCCCAGAACCTGCCCGGCTGCCTCGCCTCGCTTGGCTGGGCCGACGAGGTCGTGGTGGTCGTCGACGCCGCCAGCCGCGACGAAACCCTCGCCATCGCCCGGCAACGGGCTGATCGGGTGATCGTTCGCCCGTTCGACGACTTCGCCTCCCAGCGCAACGCCGCCCTGAACGTTGCCACCGGCGATTGGGTCTTCGCCATCGACGCCGACGAACGTGCCACCCCGGCGGTTGCCGCCGAGATCCGTGGCGTCGTGGCCGATCCGAAGGCCCCTCACAACGGCTACCGCGTGCCGATTCGCAGCGAAATTCTCGGCCGCCCCTTCTCCTACTCTGGCACGCAGGACGACCGCCCCTTACGCCTCTTTCGGCGGGGTCAAGGCTGGTGGTTCGGCACCGTTCACGAAACGGTTTCCCTCCGAGGATCGAGCGGAACACTCTCCCAACCGCTGCTGCACCGCACCATCCCGACGATGAATGTCTTTCTCTCCAAACTCAACAAGTACACGTCCCTGGAAGCGATTGAATTTGTCCGTCGTGGCCGCCCGGTGCGCACGTTCGACTGGACCATCCACCCCTTCTGGACCTTCGCCAAGCTCTATGTCGGCAAGCGAGGCTATCGTGACGGCGCCGAAGGGCTGGTCTTCTGTGCCCTCTCGGGCGTGTCGGTCGCCGTCCGACACTGGAAGCACCGCGAACTTGTTCTCCAGGCCGAGGCTCAGGGGAGGGCGGCGTGATGATTGCAGCCCCATCCCCGCCCCAATTCGAAGCCGAGGTCGCCTCTCGCTTCGACGCCCTGGAGGCCCGCTTCAAGGATGACGTGGCCGCCGACGATGTCCGGCTCGACGCCATCCTCCGCCATCTCGGTCCGATCGAAGGACGCCGAATCCTCGACGCCGGGTGCGGCAAGGGCCGTTTCGCGGCTCGTCTCGAAGAACACGGTGCCCGGGTTCTCGGTCTCGACCCATCAGCCGGGATGCTCCGGGCAGCTCATCGCCGAGGGCTTCCGGTCGCCAGGGCATCGGCCAGGCATCTGCCATTCACAAACGCATCAGTTGATGCCGTGGTTTTCGTCGAAGTGCTCGAACACATCGCCCCCTGCTCCCTGGAAGCCACCCTTCGAGAAGCCTTCCGAGTGCTTCGTCCCGGCGGTCGGATCGTGATTGTCGACAAAAATGCCGCTTCACTCGATCCGATTCGTCCCTGGCTCCCCGCCATTCTCGTCAAGCGAATCGACGAGCGGCGCGGGCGATGGATGTACCCCCCGGGGTCCAGGGTCCGCGAGCGCTGGTTCTGGCCCGGCCAGATGCGCCGCCGGCTCCGTCGAACCGGATTTTCGAACATTCACTCCGAGGCGTTGCTTGATCCTTCTGAACGTCGATGCGTTGCCTTCCGAACCGTTCCGATGACCCGGCGCTTCGTCGCCTGGTCGGCCACTCGATCGGAGGGAGCGTGCGGGCCATGATCACGAGCACTGCAACCGTTTCACTCTCAGAACTGGCCTCGGCCGCCACCACCGGGCCACCGCTCTTGCCGCTCTTGCTCTGGAAAACGCCTCCGGGGCTGGAGATGATCCTCCGCCAGGAAGGTATTCCCTTTGAGACGATCCACGAGCCGCATCCGATCGTCCTGCACCGCGGTCGGTTCGTCCTCTTTGACAGCCAGTCCGAGGAGTCGGCGCGTGGGATCCCCGTGGGCGTCGATCAGGTCGCTATCGACATCAACACACTTCGAAACGGCTGGGCGAACGACCCCTTCGCCGCCCTGATCGACACCCAGGCCGGGCTCTGCTCCTGGACGATCGCGGGGGTTTCCCTCACCGAGCGCGTCGCCGCGTTCGACAAGGGGAGTATCCGTCGCGCCCTGCTCGCCCGGCTCCGCGAAGAAGTCACGCGCCTCGGCGGCCTCTGGATTCGCCTCGCCGTCTTCCCCTATCCCTACCGAGCGGCCTTCAACCTCCGCCTCGATCTCGACGAGCCGATCCCGACCGATTACCACCGCTTCGCCGACGCCCGCCGCCCGCTCGACGACTGCACCACCCACTTCGTCAGCACCGCCGCTTACGGCCTTGACGAATCCGTTCTCACCGATTTGAAACACGTCGACACCCAATCTCATGGGCATTTCCATGTGGTCTACCGCGACCCGGCCAGCAATCGCCGGAACCTCGAACGAGCCCATGATTGCCTGATCGCCGCCGGGTTCGATCCCGTCGGCTTCGCGGCCCCCGAAGGACGATGGAACCCGGGGCTCGACGCCGCGATCGAGCGGCTCGGCTACCGCTACTCGTCTGATTTTTCGGTCGGCTACGATGATCTCCCCTTTTTCCCCTGGCGGGGCGATCGCTTCTCAAAAGTCCTTCAAGTGCCGATCCATCCCATCTGCGAAGGGCTCTTCCTCAACGCCGGACGCGACGACGCCGCAAGCATTGCCACCCACCTCGTCAAGGTCGTCCGCGCCCGGATCGACCAGGGGGAACCTGCCTTCGTCTACGGCCACCCCGAGCGCCGCCTGGCCCGATTCCCGGAAGTCCTCGCCGCCCTAGCCCGGGAAATCGAACGCTACGACCTGCTCTGGCGCACCACCCTGACCGAGTTCTCCCACTGGTGGGCCTGGCGAGGCCAACGCCGCTGGTCGGTCATCGCCCGAGGTTCCGGCCGAGTCGAGGTCGCTTTCGAAGACTGGAGCGACTCTTACCCCCTGACCCTCGAAATCGTCCGAGGCTCTCACGTCGCCAGCCTGCCGATGGTCCGTCCCCGCGGCACGCTTCAGCTTGACGGTCTCTCCTTCGAACGCGCAACGGCCCGCGTCGATCTGCCTACCCCGTCGGCCGTCCGCCCCCCGTTCAGCCTCAAGGCCGCCGTCCGATCGGCGATCGACTGGGAGACGATCACCCCCGTCGAGGAACTCGACGACAGCTCCCCCTGCCTCCTGCTCAAGAAAACCCTCCGCCGGGTCCGCGACCGCTGGAAATCAAAAGTTTACATAAAATAACCTGAGCGCCCGATCTTGATTTCCCCCCGTTGGCGACCAAGAAACCCCACCTTGGTTTCTATCGTGCCGATCGGACAGACGATGACACCGCCCGAAGGCCCTGTAAACACCCTGGCCGATCGCCGGAGCCTCTCACAGGTCTCGTCGATGGACTGGCTCCGGCATCGCTCGCTCGGCCCGATGGAAGCCGGGGCGGTCCTCCTGCACGCTCCCGGCCACGCCTTTCAAGCCCCCGGCGGTGGAGAGGTCCAACTGGCAAGAACGGCCAGGCACCTAGAGGACCTGGGCGTTCTCGTCCGGCCCATGAACCCCTGGGCCGATCGCCTGGAGCAGGGGAGGTTGCTGCATCTTTTCGGCATGAGCCGCGAAGGGCTGGACTTGGCGAAGATCGCCCAATCGCGAGGAGTCCCCGTCGTCCTCTCGCCGATCTGCTGGTTCGAGCCCTCGGCCCTGGTTGCCCTGGCCGGGAGTCGCCTCAAGGCGGCACAGGACCTGGCGGCGTGGGGGCTGAGGCGGGCCTTCCCCCGAGTGCCGGGCTGGCGAAGAGAACTCCTCCAGCACTCGGATGCCGTTCTCCCGAACTCCGAGGCCGAAGGTGAGCAACTGGCCCGCCTGTTCGGGCTCGACCGGCGGAAGATCCGGGTCGTGCCCAACGGCGTGGAACCAACCGTGCTCGGGGCCGATCCGGGACCGTTCCGGGCCCTCGTCGGGCAAGACGAATTCGTTCTCTACGCCGGGCGCATCGAGCCGAGAAAAAACGTCCTGGGGCTGGTCAAGGCATGCGCCGATGCCCGCTTGCGCCTGGTCGTCGTGGGCGATCCAGTGCCGGGCCACGAAGCTTACGCCGAGCAGTGCAGGGGGGTGCCCCTGGCCTCGGTGTCCTGGTTGCCGAGAATGGATGCAGACGCCCCCTTGCTCGCCTCGGCCTTCGCGGCGGCCCGCGTGTTCGCGCTGCCGAGTTGGTTCGAGACCCCCGGCCTGGCCGCGCTCGAAGCCGCCCTGGCCGGGTGCGCGGTGGTCATCACCCCCTTGGGTTGCACCCACGAATATTTCGGAAACTGGGCGTTCTATGCTCGACCAGACAAGATCAAGGAGATTTCCGGGGCCTTGCAACGGGCGTGGAAGGCCGGTCGGGGCGGAACTGAGCTTGCCGAAGTTGTCCATCGGCGGTACCTCTGGGCAACCGTGGCCCGAAGGACGGCGGAGGTTTATGACGAAGTCGCCCCGACAGGATGATCGGGCGCCGAGCCCCGTGCCGGTGCGTCGCTATCGCTACAGCAAGTGGCGCTGGCGCGTTTTGGTCGGCACGTTGGATGCCGTGGGAGGGCTCGCCATGCGCCTCTGGCGCATCGTGCGGCCGATCCCGACGTGGTCCGAACCACGGCGCATCCTGGTCGTGCAGCTCGACCATCTGGGAGACTCGGTCCTCTCCAGTCCCCTCTTTCCGAGGCTCAAGGCGCACTCTCCCGACGCGGCGATCGACGTGCTCGCCTCGCCGAGCAACCGGGCGGTCTTCGAGGCCGACCCGCTCGTCGATCGGGTCATCCTGGCCGATCGCAACTGGTTCGAGCGCCAGCCGGGCCGCTGGGCCCTGGCCTCGGCCGTCTGGTCGATTGCCCGGATGCTCCGGGGCAAGGGGTATGACCTTGGCATCGACGTCCGGGGCGACGTGCTGTCCGTTCTCGTCCTGGCGATGGCCGGCATCCCGCGCCGGGTCGGCTGGGCAATGGGAGGCGGCGGCTTCCTGCTGACCGACCTGGCCGATTGGGTCCCCGGTCGTCACGAGGTCCGCTCCCGACTGGCCCTGCTCGACGCGATGGCCCTCCCTCGGCCCGAAGGCGAGCCTGATGACGCCTCGGCCCGCGTCTCGGTCCACGTCTCCGACCGCGACCGCTCCCGGGTCGCCCGATTGCTCGCCGACGCCTGGGAATCGCCCGCTCCCGTCCCGGTTCGCCCCGCGAAACGATCCGTGCGCAGGGCCTCGGCCGAACTCGTCATCGTCGGTTCCGGCCCCTCGAACCACCTGATGGACGAGGACTTTCCCCCCGATCCGGACTCCGAACCCCCTCGTTTTCCTCTCTCCCTCTCAGTCCTCTCCCCCTCCCGCAGGGGAGAAGGTTGCCGAAGGCCGGGTGAGGGGATCCGCCCCCCCCAACACTTCAACCGGCCCCGCTCCGACGAAGCCCCGATTGAACCGTCCAACGGCTCCGAGGCCGATTGGCTGCACGCCGGGCGGTTCGGAGCGTCGGCGCCGTTACTTGCCGTGCATCTCGGCGCGGGGACACCGGCCAAGCGCTGGCCAATCGAGCACTGGGATGCCCTGCTTACCCGGTTCCTCCGCGACGGCTGGCGTGTGCTCATCGTCGGTGGCCCCGACGATGCCGAACTGGCCGCCCGGCTGACCCCTCATGATGCCCTCCGCGACTGGACCGGCCGCCTCGCCGTGACCGAAACGACCGCCCTTCTGGAACGGGCCGACCTGTTCCTCGGCTCCGACAGCGGCCCGGCCCACCTGGCCGCCTGTGCGGGAGTGCCCTCGGTCGTCCTGTTCAGCGGGACGAACCGGGTGGGCCAGTGGCGCCCCTGGTCGCGCCGGAGCCTCGTCCTGCGGCACGATGTCCCCTGCAACCCCTGCCACCGCAAGGTCTGCCCGCTGGCCGATCACCCCTGCATGACCGGCCTGACCCCCGACCGCGTCTACCAGGCCACCCGCCGCTGGTGGTCGCGCTTGCATCGCGCGGAGTCTCCCCATGCCCCGCTCTGATGGCCCGATCGAACTCAGCTCTCCCCGGATCGACTGGCGATCGTGGCTCACCCTCGCCTGGGTCATCGGCTTCGGATCACTCTACGCCCGGATGGTCCTGCAGGAACGTGCCCCCGGCCTCTGGGACCTGATTCGCGGGTTTCTACCCCTCGACTGATCCCTCGGCGGGCAAGCCCTGGGGAGTCGAAGTCGGGGGCGGACAGAGTCTCCGCAACGTGTCTGGCTCGACCGGAAGCGAGAGCTTTCTGACGCGAAAGTCGGCATACTGCACATTCCGGAGATTTGGGTGGGGCGAACCTTCCCCCCGAGCCGCCTGATCGCGGAACGTGTCGAGTTCCAGATCCACCGGCGCCGTCCAGGGAATCTCACTCCCCCCCAGCTCGACGAGCAGGACGGTTCGATCCCGCACCCCGTCGAATTCCCTCGTGTTCGCCGCCCGATCAGGCGGGAAGCAGGTCCCCGGCCCGACGAGGGCGACGACGCTCGTAAATCGGGTCGATCCGCCTTGCTTCGCCTGATCGGTCGGGCACTGGAAAATCGACGGCATCTGGTCGATGAGCAGGCGGTTGTTCGGCCCGTCCCACGGTTCATCGAACCGATACGAAGCGTAATGCGCATGCCCCTCTATGAACGGCAGCACGAGCACCCGCCAGCTATGCCAGAGGCTCCCGTCGGGGCCAGGCACGACGGCCGGAGGCAATGTCCCGTACGCACTCTCGTAATTCGCCAGAGCCAGGCCTAATTGACTGAGCACCCCGACGCATTGCGATCGCCTGGCCGCTTCTCGTGCCAAGTTCACCGCTCGAGACAGCCAGGTGATCGGCGCCAGGACCAGGGCGATCACCACCATCCGTCCCATCCAGCCCCGAACCGTCAATCCCTTGCGGCCCGATTGATCGGCTTGCGGGTCAGACACGAGCGGGCCCTCCGATTGCGTTCGTCGTCACGAGGCCGCGGCCTGGCTCGCCGCTTCGTCCATCCGGGTCAGGAAGACCCGAAACTCGTCGATGTAGGTCGAAACCTCGGGACGCATCCCCCCGTAAAGGTTCTGTTCCAGCATCAACAGGTCTTTCTCCAGGACGTTGCTACAGGTTACGTGCGTCCCCTGGAAATCGACCGTTTGCCCGGCGACCGTCAGGCGAGACGACCGGGCCTCCTGCATGGCCCGGGTCGCCTCCTCCAGCCGTTCGGGATGTTCCGACAGGCTTTCGAGATACCAGAGATAGTGCAGCCGCCAGGCGAGATCGACCTTCTGGCCTCCGTTGAACCGGAGAAAGGTGCTGCACAGGTTCTTCACATGGGCGAACGCGTCCGGCCCGAGACTCGGCACCAGCCCTCGCTTCGGCGAAAGGGTCTGAAGGTAGGAGAAGGGGTCGAGGTCCACCCGTCGGCCGTTGACCATCGCCACCTTGTGATACCCGTCGATCGGGCGATACCGCGAGCGCACCCACTGAGCATCAAGCGCCAGGTTCCAGCTCCCGAAGATCAGATCCTCAGGCGTCAACCCGTCGAAGCGTGCCGTCTCGTAGCCCGCGAAGAGCCACTGGTTGTCCTTCAAGGTCTCGTACATCCGGGCGAAATAGCGGGGATCAATCGGATAGAGGTCGAAGTCGTGGAGGATCGCGTAGCGGCTCTGACAGGCGGCCAGGGCGCGGGTCCAGTTCATCGCCGCGTAAAATTTCGACTGGTTGACCTTCTCCGTGATCCGACCGGCGATCGGCGGGTGAAACTGGAAGTCGAGTGGCAGCTCGGGAAAGCGCTGCCGAATGCTCTCGACAAACGCATCCCCTCCCGGCTGCTTGATCCGGTCGAACACCAGATGCACCCCCACCAGGTCATCCAGGTTCTGCCGACTGACGAACCGCAAGTTGACCGCGAGCAAATGGCGAAGCGCCCAGGGAACCCCCAAAAGAATGCTGAATCCCGGCCGGGGGTCATCCAAACGCGACCAGGTCATCAACGGATTGAGGATCTGCTTGATCAGCTCGCGCTTGTTCAACATGGAGACGCTCGACTCAAAAAAACCAAGAAGGAACCGGATCGTCGGCCTTGGAGCTTCAGCCATCCTCAATCGCCGCGTTTTCGAAAGGTCGTTTTGATCTTAGCTTTTCCGGCGATGGTTGACAGTCCCCCCGCCAACGGATCGAGGATTCCTATGCTGCCCAGCACCCCGACCTCGCCCGCGCTCGCCCCCATCCGGGATGGGCCACGCGGTAGGCGCGGTCGCGGGGGCTCTGATACCTTGAACGCAAGGCATCGGCCCTCGACAATCGGGCCGAGCAAGGGGAGTCGTGCGCACCGGAGTCGCGCAGGCTCCCCCCGCATCAGATTCCTTGAGTGATTCCAATAGCCAACGGGACGGACATGGCCGCGGTCGACCCTTATTCTCCCTGCCCGTGCGGAAGCCAGGAAAAGTACAAGTGGTGCTGCCACAAGGCTGAAGATTGGGCCTTGCGCGCCGAGCGCCTGATCCGCTCCGAGCAGTTCGACCAGGCCCTCAAGGTCATCGACGAGGGGCTCCGCAAGGCCAAGGGGGCCTTCTGGCTCCTCATGCAAAAGGCCATCGTTCACGAGCGGCGCGACGAGCCCGAACCGGCCCGGGAAGCGGTCAACGCCATCCTTCAGGCCAAACCCGATCACCTCGGCGCCCTGGCCCATCGGGTCCAATCGACTCTGATGGCCGAGGGTCCCGAACCGGCCGCGGCCGACCTCCAGGCCGCCCTCACGGCCATGAACCCGGAAGACCGCCCGAAGTTCGCCGGCGTCTTTCGCATGGTCGGCGTCATGCTCGTCCGATCCGGGAGCATTCCGGCGGGAATCGCCCACCTCGAAATCGGCAGCGCGGCCGATTCCGAGGACGACCCGATCGCCCAGCCCGCCCTGCGATCGTTGATGACCGATCCCGGCGTCTCGGCCTGGCTCAAGAATCCGTACGACCTGATGACCACCCCGCCGGGGCTCGATCCCGAGACGCACCAGCGGTTCGAGGCCGCGCTCCAGGCCGCCGATGAAGCCCTCTGGGGCCAGGCCGCCGCCGGGTTCGAGACCCTCTCGGCCGACGGCGTCGCCGAGGCCGACCGCAACCTCGGCCTCTGCCGCCTCTGGATGGCCGACGACACCGGCGCCATCGCCTCCTTCCGCCGCTACTCCAAGTTCACCGGCCCGACCGCCGAGGCCGTCGATCTGGAAGCCCTCTGCCAGCAGATCGAGCCGATCAGCGACGACGACCTCATCGAGCATGTCCGCCTGACCTGGCCCCTGAACAACCGCGACGGTCTGATCCAGGCCCTCAAGGACGCCGAGCAGAAGGACAAAACCGTCGTTTCCGAAGGCGCCGGCCTGATCGACCCGGATGATCCCGAGGCCGAGGAGGTTGACGCCTTTACCCTGCTCGACCGTCCTCGCCCCGAAGCTCGCCCCGGCATGGGCCCCGAGGAGATGGCCCGCGTCGTCGGCCGGGCGATCCTCGGGCAAGACAGCGTCATGCTCGAAGGCTTCGACGTCGGCAAGCAGTTCGATGATTTCCGCGAGCAGTTCATCGCCATTGCCGGAGCGAACATTCCTCCGGCGCAACCGCGGACCGACGTTCTGGAAAAGGTCGCCCGCGTCTCGCTGGCCATGCGCACCGAATGGGCCGTACCCGAAGGGCTCGACCCCGAAGAGGTCCGCCGCATTCAGCGCGAGGAACAGGCGCGGGTGATCCGCGAGGTCTGGCCCGAAACCCCCTTGCCTGGCCTCGGCGGGCGGACCCCTCGTCAGGCGATCAAGGACGGCAACGCCCAGATCCCCCTTCGGGCCGCCTTCTGTCAGCTCGACGCCGGGCGGGTCAATCCAAGCCTCGACCTGCCCGCCCTCCGGGCCGATCTGGGCATCCCCGGCGAGCCGACTCCCGACCCGGCCACGGTCGACATCGAGCGGACCCACCTGGCCCGACTCTTCCGTATCCCGACCGCCCAGCTTTCCGACGACCGCCTCTGGACCCTGTTCCTTCGCAGCCGGAGCTTCGGCCAGCATCGCGCCCTGGAACAAGCCGCCCAGGCCTTGGTCAACCGGCCGAACCTCCTCAATTCCAGGGCCCCCACCGAGCGTTATGCCGTCTTTGGCGATCTGGCCAACCTCACCGCGACTCGGGGCGACTTCGCCGCCGCCCTCGCCTGGATCGAACAGGCCCGCCGCGACGAGCCGAGTGCCCACCGCGGCCCCAACGCCCCCCGATGGGACTTCCTCGCCCTCCGCATCCGGGCGCGAAACGAACCCCCCGAGCAGTGGGTTCCCGAGCTGGCCGTCGTCCTCGACCGCTACCGCGAAGACCGCGCCGCCAGCCAGACGGTCGTTTCGAACCTGCTCGACATGGGCCTGATGCAGATGGTCCCCCACCCCGACCAGCCCGATCAGGTCATGCTCGACAGCCGACCGCTCATGTCCTTGATCTCCCGCTATGGCCCCCGCGTCACGACCGCCTCGGGAGCCCTCGGGGTCTCCGCCTCCCGGCCCGAGATCTGGACCCCCGGCGGACCCAGCAGTTCCGGTAGTGGTGGCGTCTGGACCCCGGACGCTCCCGCCTCGTCAGGGCAGGGGGGCGAACGCAAGATCATCCTGCCGGGTCAGTAAGCCCGATCGTGCCTCTCTCAAAGGGGCTTCTCAGGATAAACTCCGAGGTTCGAACGAGGCTCCCGGGTGGCCCCGGTTGCTCGCCAACCGGGGCGGCACCGCCGCAAGAGGCCGCACCGAAACCGCTCGTCGCTCCGCGCCCCCGCTTGGCACGTGTTGCAACCGGGGCCACCACCTTGTCCGCGAATGGCCACGAAGCGTCGAGCTGGCTGGGGTCTTCCAGCCCCAGTCGCCCGGCCGAATCGACGTTCGAGACGATGTGCTTCGGAGTTCCGAGGCACCATTGAGGTCGGCCAACCCGACCCGAGGCGATGTGATTGATGGCTTCCGACCTTCCCCCCCAGGCCGCCGAGGCCGCCCTGTCGCTCGTTCACGAAGGCTGGCGGCAACTCCAGCTTCAGCGCCCGCTGGCAAGCTGGGCCTGCTGGCAACAGGCCATGCGCCTGAAGCCCGGCGACCGCGCCGCGGACGAAGCACTCGACCGCCTCGCCAATTCCGACGAACTCCCCGAGGTCGCCCGCAAACCCCGACGCCTCGACAACCCCACCGACGACGAAGCCCGAGAGCGCTGGGACGAAACCTTCCGATCCCGCAACCTTGCCAACCTCGCCGACGCCCTCGACGCCTTCGAGGAGCTCTCCGAGGAGGAA
It encodes the following:
- a CDS encoding glycosyltransferase family 2 protein codes for the protein MAKRPRISALIIARDEAQNLPGCLASLGWADEVVVVVDAASRDETLAIARQRADRVIVRPFDDFASQRNAALNVATGDWVFAIDADERATPAVAAEIRGVVADPKAPHNGYRVPIRSEILGRPFSYSGTQDDRPLRLFRRGQGWWFGTVHETVSLRGSSGTLSQPLLHRTIPTMNVFLSKLNKYTSLEAIEFVRRGRPVRTFDWTIHPFWTFAKLYVGKRGYRDGAEGLVFCALSGVSVAVRHWKHRELVLQAEAQGRAA
- a CDS encoding DUF1559 family PulG-like putative transporter, with the protein product MSDPQADQSGRKGLTVRGWMGRMVVIALVLAPITWLSRAVNLAREAARRSQCVGVLSQLGLALANYESAYGTLPPAVVPGPDGSLWHSWRVLVLPFIEGHAHYASYRFDEPWDGPNNRLLIDQMPSIFQCPTDQAKQGGSTRFTSVVALVGPGTCFPPDRAANTREFDGVRDRTVLLVELGGSEIPWTAPVDLELDTFRDQAARGEGSPHPNLRNVQYADFRVRKLSLPVEPDTLRRLCPPPTSTPQGLPAEGSVEG
- a CDS encoding CDP-alcohol phosphatidyltransferase family protein; its protein translation is MPRSRTLPPLIIDARPRGPEGPMAGVPLLGRPVIAHLVDLASGVAAHPTLTVHARLEEHETLRGLLGQATPRNTGITFATGPPPEGAVILRTDRLYDPSRLRRVAKRGKDAESAVVWRLDSPHGLAGAEAELVRRRCYQPIGRFWSVGLAGVLVRVLAPTRVRPHALTVGSFLFMIAAAAMVAWGSLTPWLRWSTAGALAVALVLDGADGRLARRQGTASPLGRWLDTTLDESGEMILHAAIAFAAFSRTGWAGWLAVGMVFAMGKYLFTLSNDEWNRAVGSRDGNTTLAREPLDAQPQPLSPTWWARKLGHADIRWHLWIVAAAAGRLEWALAAYAAYFPTRALAGAIRKVGPTWRSDLASRP
- a CDS encoding class I SAM-dependent methyltransferase — encoded protein: MIAAPSPPQFEAEVASRFDALEARFKDDVAADDVRLDAILRHLGPIEGRRILDAGCGKGRFAARLEEHGARVLGLDPSAGMLRAAHRRGLPVARASARHLPFTNASVDAVVFVEVLEHIAPCSLEATLREAFRVLRPGGRIVIVDKNAASLDPIRPWLPAILVKRIDERRGRWMYPPGSRVRERWFWPGQMRRRLRRTGFSNIHSEALLDPSERRCVAFRTVPMTRRFVAWSATRSEGACGP
- a CDS encoding glycosyltransferase family 9 protein; amino-acid sequence: MTKSPRQDDRAPSPVPVRRYRYSKWRWRVLVGTLDAVGGLAMRLWRIVRPIPTWSEPRRILVVQLDHLGDSVLSSPLFPRLKAHSPDAAIDVLASPSNRAVFEADPLVDRVILADRNWFERQPGRWALASAVWSIARMLRGKGYDLGIDVRGDVLSVLVLAMAGIPRRVGWAMGGGGFLLTDLADWVPGRHEVRSRLALLDAMALPRPEGEPDDASARVSVHVSDRDRSRVARLLADAWESPAPVPVRPAKRSVRRASAELVIVGSGPSNHLMDEDFPPDPDSEPPRFPLSLSVLSPSRRGEGCRRPGEGIRPPQHFNRPRSDEAPIEPSNGSEADWLHAGRFGASAPLLAVHLGAGTPAKRWPIEHWDALLTRFLRDGWRVLIVGGPDDAELAARLTPHDALRDWTGRLAVTETTALLERADLFLGSDSGPAHLAACAGVPSVVLFSGTNRVGQWRPWSRRSLVLRHDVPCNPCHRKVCPLADHPCMTGLTPDRVYQATRRWWSRLHRAESPHAPL
- a CDS encoding SEC-C domain-containing protein, which encodes MAAVDPYSPCPCGSQEKYKWCCHKAEDWALRAERLIRSEQFDQALKVIDEGLRKAKGAFWLLMQKAIVHERRDEPEPAREAVNAILQAKPDHLGALAHRVQSTLMAEGPEPAAADLQAALTAMNPEDRPKFAGVFRMVGVMLVRSGSIPAGIAHLEIGSAADSEDDPIAQPALRSLMTDPGVSAWLKNPYDLMTTPPGLDPETHQRFEAALQAADEALWGQAAAGFETLSADGVAEADRNLGLCRLWMADDTGAIASFRRYSKFTGPTAEAVDLEALCQQIEPISDDDLIEHVRLTWPLNNRDGLIQALKDAEQKDKTVVSEGAGLIDPDDPEAEEVDAFTLLDRPRPEARPGMGPEEMARVVGRAILGQDSVMLEGFDVGKQFDDFREQFIAIAGANIPPAQPRTDVLEKVARVSLAMRTEWAVPEGLDPEEVRRIQREEQARVIREVWPETPLPGLGGRTPRQAIKDGNAQIPLRAAFCQLDAGRVNPSLDLPALRADLGIPGEPTPDPATVDIERTHLARLFRIPTAQLSDDRLWTLFLRSRSFGQHRALEQAAQALVNRPNLLNSRAPTERYAVFGDLANLTATRGDFAAALAWIEQARRDEPSAHRGPNAPRWDFLALRIRARNEPPEQWVPELAVVLDRYREDRAASQTVVSNLLDMGLMQMVPHPDQPDQVMLDSRPLMSLISRYGPRVTTASGALGVSASRPEIWTPGGPSSSGSGGVWTPDAPASSGQGGERKIILPGQ
- a CDS encoding glycosyltransferase — translated: MTPPEGPVNTLADRRSLSQVSSMDWLRHRSLGPMEAGAVLLHAPGHAFQAPGGGEVQLARTARHLEDLGVLVRPMNPWADRLEQGRLLHLFGMSREGLDLAKIAQSRGVPVVLSPICWFEPSALVALAGSRLKAAQDLAAWGLRRAFPRVPGWRRELLQHSDAVLPNSEAEGEQLARLFGLDRRKIRVVPNGVEPTVLGADPGPFRALVGQDEFVLYAGRIEPRKNVLGLVKACADARLRLVVVGDPVPGHEAYAEQCRGVPLASVSWLPRMDADAPLLASAFAAARVFALPSWFETPGLAALEAALAGCAVVITPLGCTHEYFGNWAFYARPDKIKEISGALQRAWKAGRGGTELAEVVHRRYLWATVARRTAEVYDEVAPTG